One Maribacter cobaltidurans genomic window carries:
- a CDS encoding UDP-N-acetylmuramoyl-L-alanyl-D-glutamate--2,6-diaminopimelate ligase, whose amino-acid sequence MKLLKDILFGVHISAVSGTTNCEVASVCFDSRKVQKGDAFVATRGTVTDGHKYIDKAVELGARAVICEELPKKMMNDVTYVEVENGQQALAVMASNYYDNPSKNLKLVGVTGTNGKTTVSSLLYQLFKKAGYKVGLLSTIKIMVDDTEYSTSHTTPDALVINHHLRLMNEAGVEFCFMEVSSHGIHQKRTEGLVFEGAIFTNISHDHLDYHKTFAEYRDTKKKLFDNLPKKAFALTNIDDKNGLVMLQNTKARKYTYALKNYADYRAQILENQFDGQLLKIDDNELWTKLIGHFNAYNMLSIYAAADLLGLEKLEILRLLSELENVDGRFQYYISKNKITAIVDYAHTPDALKNVLETINTLRTGNENVITVVGCGGDRDRSKRPVMGNIASEMSNKAIFTSDNPRTESPSAIISEMEGGVEPQNVKKFLSIENREQAIKTACQLAAANDIILIAGKGHETYQETNGKRIDFDDFKMVKEFLKAISK is encoded by the coding sequence ATGAAATTGTTAAAGGACATATTGTTCGGTGTGCATATCTCCGCCGTTAGTGGAACAACTAACTGTGAGGTGGCATCAGTATGTTTTGATTCAAGAAAGGTTCAAAAAGGAGATGCTTTTGTGGCCACTAGGGGGACGGTTACAGATGGTCATAAGTACATCGATAAGGCAGTTGAATTAGGTGCAAGGGCTGTCATTTGTGAGGAACTACCCAAAAAAATGATGAATGACGTCACCTATGTAGAAGTAGAAAATGGACAACAGGCCCTAGCTGTAATGGCCTCCAACTACTATGACAATCCTTCTAAGAATCTAAAGCTGGTCGGCGTAACAGGAACCAATGGTAAAACAACCGTTTCAAGTCTTTTGTATCAATTGTTCAAAAAGGCAGGTTATAAAGTAGGCCTGTTATCTACCATAAAGATTATGGTGGACGACACGGAATATTCTACGAGTCATACCACACCCGACGCCTTGGTCATCAACCATCATTTAAGATTGATGAACGAAGCTGGAGTGGAGTTTTGTTTTATGGAAGTCAGCTCCCATGGCATACATCAAAAAAGGACGGAGGGGCTGGTTTTTGAAGGGGCTATTTTCACCAATATTTCTCATGATCATTTGGATTATCATAAGACTTTTGCCGAGTATCGGGATACAAAGAAAAAGCTCTTTGATAATCTTCCAAAAAAAGCCTTTGCATTGACCAATATAGATGATAAGAACGGTCTGGTGATGCTACAGAATACAAAGGCCAGAAAATACACCTATGCCCTAAAGAATTATGCGGATTATAGGGCACAGATCTTGGAAAACCAATTTGATGGCCAGTTGTTGAAAATTGATGATAATGAATTATGGACAAAACTAATAGGGCACTTCAATGCCTATAATATGCTTTCCATATATGCTGCGGCAGACTTATTAGGACTGGAAAAATTGGAGATATTACGCTTGCTGAGCGAACTGGAAAATGTCGATGGAAGGTTCCAATATTATATATCTAAAAATAAAATAACGGCAATAGTTGATTATGCCCATACGCCGGATGCTTTAAAAAATGTGCTTGAGACAATCAACACGTTGAGGACTGGAAATGAAAACGTCATCACCGTTGTGGGGTGTGGTGGCGACAGAGACAGATCTAAGCGTCCGGTAATGGGCAATATCGCTTCGGAAATGAGCAACAAGGCAATTTTCACCTCGGATAATCCAAGGACGGAATCACCTAGCGCAATAATTTCCGAAATGGAGGGAGGGGTGGAACCTCAGAATGTAAAAAAATTTTTATCCATTGAAAATCGGGAGCAGGCCATAAAGACGGCATGCCAATTGGCAGCTGCCAATGATATCATTTTAATAGCCGGTAAGGGGCATGAGACGTATCAGGAGACTAATGGTAAACGCATTGATTTTGATGATTTCAAAATGGTAAAGGAATTTTTAAAGGCTATAAGTAAATAA
- the mraY gene encoding phospho-N-acetylmuramoyl-pentapeptide-transferase, translating to MLTYLFEYLEKQYQLPGASLFQFSTFRAGMAILFSLIIATAYGKKIILFLQKQQVGETIRDLGLEGQQQKAGTPTMGGVIIIMATLIPVLLLARLDNIYIILLIFTTLWMGVIGFIDDYIKVFKKNKEGLKGRFKVIGQVVLGLLVGAVLYFHPEVTMRDHNKTIITEQFTVEEVRGEEIKSTMTTVPFFKNNEFDYGSFIGWMGEGAKNYAWLIFIPIIILIVTAVSNGANLTDGIDGLAAGTSAIIVFTLGVFALVSGNIIFSEYLDIMYIPRVGELLIFITAFVGALVGFLWYNTFPAQVFMGDTGSLTIGGVIAVIAIIVRKELLIPLLCGIFFAESISVMLQVAYFKYTKRKFGEGRRIFLMSPLHHHYQKKGYHESKIVTRFWIVGIMLAVVTIVTLKVR from the coding sequence ATGTTAACCTACCTGTTCGAATATTTAGAAAAGCAATATCAACTGCCTGGAGCAAGTTTGTTCCAGTTCAGTACTTTTCGTGCGGGTATGGCCATCTTGTTTTCCCTTATAATTGCCACGGCATATGGTAAAAAAATAATCCTATTTCTTCAGAAACAGCAGGTTGGTGAGACCATTAGGGATTTAGGTCTAGAAGGACAACAGCAAAAGGCAGGAACTCCTACTATGGGAGGTGTAATCATTATAATGGCGACCCTGATTCCTGTTTTGCTTCTCGCAAGGTTGGATAATATTTATATCATTTTGTTGATTTTCACCACGTTGTGGATGGGTGTTATCGGTTTTATAGATGACTATATTAAGGTGTTCAAGAAAAACAAGGAAGGCCTTAAAGGAAGATTTAAGGTTATAGGTCAAGTGGTATTGGGTCTATTGGTAGGTGCTGTACTTTACTTTCATCCAGAAGTTACCATGCGTGATCATAATAAGACCATAATAACCGAACAGTTTACGGTAGAGGAGGTAAGGGGTGAAGAAATTAAGTCTACAATGACTACCGTTCCCTTTTTTAAAAATAACGAATTCGATTATGGAAGTTTTATTGGTTGGATGGGAGAGGGAGCAAAGAACTATGCTTGGTTGATATTCATTCCCATCATCATTTTAATCGTCACAGCAGTTTCAAATGGTGCAAATCTAACCGATGGTATCGATGGCCTGGCAGCAGGAACTTCAGCCATAATAGTATTTACCCTGGGTGTTTTCGCCTTGGTTTCCGGTAACATCATTTTTTCGGAGTATTTGGATATCATGTATATCCCAAGGGTTGGTGAGCTATTGATTTTTATTACGGCGTTCGTTGGGGCCTTGGTAGGTTTTTTATGGTACAATACCTTTCCCGCCCAAGTTTTTATGGGAGATACGGGAAGCCTTACCATTGGAGGGGTAATTGCAGTAATCGCCATTATCGTAAGAAAGGAATTATTGATTCCATTGTTGTGCGGTATTTTCTTCGCAGAGTCTATTTCAGTAATGCTACAAGTAGCCTATTTCAAGTATACAAAGAGAAAATTTGGCGAGGGAAGACGTATTTTTTTAATGTCCCCATTACATCATCATTACCAAAAAAAAGGATATCACGAGAGTAAGATTGTAACCCGATTTTGGATTGTGGGCATTATGTTGGCCGTTGTGACCATTGTAACACTTAAGGTGAGGTAA
- the murD gene encoding UDP-N-acetylmuramoyl-L-alanine--D-glutamate ligase: MAFLVVLGGGESGVGTAILGQKKGFDVFVSDKGKIKEKYKNVLEHFGIDWEESTHSEEKIMKADVVMKSPGIPDSVPLVKELVNKGIPVISEIEFASRYTDAKIIGITGSNGKTTTTMLTFHILKNGGLNVGMAGNIGDSFAKMVAEEDFDYYVLEISSFQLDGIREFKPHISIITNITPDHLDRYGYKFENYIASKFLITKNQSDEDYFIYDADDEVIVDWLKEHPVKSRLMPFSLKRSFGEGAYLENNEINITTQEDTIKMTTDTLALEGQHNVKNTMAAAMVAKLVGIRKETIRECISNFQGAPHRLEKVLKIHHVQYINDSKATNVNATYYALDSLKTPTVWIVGGVDKGNEYKDLMPLVREKVKAIVCLGVDNEKIKETFGNVVDLLVETYAMEEAVKVAYKIAERGDTVLLSPACASFDLFENYEDRGNQFKNCVKNL; the protein is encoded by the coding sequence ATGGCTTTTTTGGTAGTGCTTGGTGGAGGTGAGAGTGGTGTGGGTACGGCCATTTTAGGACAAAAAAAAGGATTTGATGTTTTTGTTTCCGACAAGGGAAAAATAAAGGAAAAATATAAAAACGTTCTTGAACATTTTGGGATTGATTGGGAAGAATCAACACATTCCGAGGAAAAAATAATGAAGGCCGATGTGGTCATGAAAAGTCCTGGAATTCCGGATTCCGTTCCGTTGGTGAAGGAGTTGGTCAATAAAGGCATTCCCGTTATCTCTGAAATTGAATTTGCATCAAGATATACCGATGCAAAGATCATCGGGATAACTGGAAGCAACGGAAAGACCACGACCACGATGCTCACCTTTCACATTTTAAAAAATGGTGGGTTAAACGTGGGTATGGCCGGTAATATTGGGGATAGTTTCGCCAAAATGGTAGCTGAAGAGGATTTCGATTACTACGTTTTGGAAATCAGCAGTTTTCAATTGGACGGTATAAGGGAATTTAAACCTCATATTTCCATAATTACCAACATTACACCGGACCATTTGGACAGATATGGGTATAAGTTCGAAAACTACATAGCTTCCAAATTCCTTATCACCAAAAACCAATCGGACGAGGATTATTTCATTTATGATGCAGACGATGAAGTTATTGTTGATTGGTTAAAGGAACATCCCGTTAAATCCAGATTAATGCCCTTTTCGCTAAAGCGGTCCTTTGGGGAAGGAGCTTATTTAGAAAACAATGAAATTAATATAACAACTCAAGAAGACACTATAAAAATGACGACAGACACCTTAGCACTCGAAGGCCAGCACAATGTAAAGAATACCATGGCAGCGGCCATGGTGGCAAAATTGGTAGGTATTCGGAAAGAAACCATTAGGGAATGCATTTCCAATTTCCAAGGTGCGCCGCATCGTCTGGAAAAAGTATTGAAAATACACCATGTTCAGTATATCAACGATTCCAAGGCTACCAATGTAAATGCTACATATTATGCCCTTGATAGTTTAAAAACACCTACGGTTTGGATTGTTGGTGGGGTGGACAAGGGTAACGAATATAAGGACTTGATGCCTTTGGTGAGGGAAAAAGTAAAAGCCATTGTCTGTTTGGGTGTTGATAATGAAAAGATAAAGGAAACCTTTGGTAATGTGGTAGATCTATTGGTGGAGACCTATGCCATGGAAGAAGCGGTGAAAGTGGCCTATAAGATAGCCGAAAGAGGAGATACGGTATTACTGTCACCGGCTTGTGCCAGCTTTGACCTTTTTGAGAATTATGAGGACCGCGGGAATCAATTCAAGAACTGTGTAAAAAACCTATAG
- a CDS encoding FtsW/RodA/SpoVE family cell cycle protein has protein sequence MRNLLQNINGDKAIWAIAALLALFSFLPVYSASSNLVYVVGNGTTVGHLVKHALLLFLGFGIIYGVHKIPTHFFKGLSLIAMPIVIVLLVFVLAQGTTAGETNASRWIRLPLVGFGFQPSNLAAVVLMIYVARYLSKIRDVKVSFKESILPLWLPVFLVVVLILPANFSTAGIIFSMVLMLCFLGGYPLKYLLAIVGTGIACLALFILVAKAAPGLFPNRVDTWMSRIDSFSNPEDTEGTYQIEKAKIAIATGGVMGKGAGKSVQKNFLPQSSSDFIYAIIVEEYGLIGGFALMFFYLFLLFRIVVVANGCSTIFSKLLVLGVGLPIVFQALINMAVAVELFPVTGQNLPLISSGGTSSWMTCLAIGIILSASNKNTAQTKESTVDIDESNPLEVLSGQL, from the coding sequence GTGCGAAACCTATTGCAAAATATTAACGGGGATAAAGCCATTTGGGCCATTGCGGCGCTATTGGCATTATTCTCTTTTCTTCCCGTGTACAGTGCCAGTAGTAATCTGGTTTATGTTGTGGGCAATGGTACAACGGTGGGGCATTTGGTTAAACACGCCCTATTACTGTTTTTAGGTTTCGGAATTATTTACGGGGTTCATAAAATACCGACGCATTTTTTTAAGGGCTTGTCCTTAATTGCCATGCCTATTGTGATTGTACTGCTCGTTTTTGTTTTGGCACAGGGCACAACAGCAGGTGAAACCAATGCAAGTCGCTGGATTCGCCTTCCACTTGTTGGTTTTGGTTTTCAGCCATCCAACTTGGCGGCCGTGGTTTTGATGATCTATGTTGCCAGATACTTATCCAAAATTAGGGATGTGAAGGTTTCTTTTAAAGAAAGCATCCTACCATTGTGGTTACCTGTTTTTTTGGTGGTGGTACTTATCCTTCCTGCTAACTTTTCAACGGCCGGTATTATTTTTTCCATGGTGTTAATGCTTTGTTTTTTAGGCGGATATCCATTAAAGTATCTGTTGGCAATTGTAGGAACTGGAATTGCCTGTTTGGCCTTGTTCATTTTGGTGGCCAAGGCTGCCCCGGGTTTGTTTCCCAATAGGGTGGATACGTGGATGAGCCGTATTGATAGTTTTAGCAACCCTGAGGATACGGAAGGTACCTATCAGATAGAAAAGGCTAAAATTGCCATTGCAACGGGAGGTGTCATGGGTAAAGGTGCAGGTAAAAGTGTACAGAAGAATTTTCTTCCACAGAGTTCTTCGGATTTTATCTATGCCATTATTGTCGAGGAATATGGATTGATAGGTGGCTTTGCGTTAATGTTTTTTTATCTGTTTTTGCTCTTTAGGATTGTGGTAGTGGCCAATGGATGTAGCACTATTTTCAGTAAGCTTTTGGTGTTAGGAGTGGGTCTGCCCATCGTGTTTCAGGCATTGATCAATATGGCCGTTGCCGTGGAGTTGTTTCCGGTTACCGGGCAAAATTTGCCCTTGATCAGTAGCGGGGGAACTTCTAGTTGGATGACCTGTTTGGCCATTGGAATCATTTTGAGCGCAAGCAATAAAAATACGGCGCAGACCAAGGAAAGTACTGTGGATATCGATGAGAGTAACCCCTTAGAAGTATTGAGTGGGCAATTATAG
- the murG gene encoding undecaprenyldiphospho-muramoylpentapeptide beta-N-acetylglucosaminyltransferase, with protein sequence MGNYRFIISGGGTGGHIYPAISIADELKRRYPNAEFLFVGAKDRMEMEKVPQAGYKIEGLWITGIQRKLTLKNMMFPFKLISSLIKASKIVTKFKPHAVVGTGGFASGPLLKVASGRGIPCVLQEQNSFAGITNKLLKDKVAKICVAYDGMERFFPSDKIVKTGNPVRSDLISINEDKNEALRFFGLETGRKTLLVLGGSLGSKRINALIAENLEFFKSLGLQVLWQCGKGYIETYKPLNSDTVKVHAFFNDMAKTYAAADFIISRSGAGAVSELCLVGKPTIFIPSPVVAEDHQTKNAQALVAEDAAIMIKESNLDEDFKTRFQSVFESRELQENLAKNIKALALPNATKDICDEIEKLLN encoded by the coding sequence GTGGGCAATTATAGATTTATCATTTCCGGAGGGGGAACAGGAGGTCATATTTATCCGGCAATTTCGATTGCCGATGAACTGAAACGAAGATATCCGAATGCCGAATTCCTTTTTGTGGGAGCAAAGGATAGGATGGAAATGGAGAAGGTTCCCCAAGCGGGATACAAAATTGAAGGATTGTGGATAACAGGGATACAACGGAAACTGACCCTTAAAAATATGATGTTTCCATTTAAACTGATAAGTAGTTTGATTAAGGCAAGCAAAATAGTAACCAAATTTAAACCCCATGCGGTTGTGGGCACGGGTGGTTTTGCTAGTGGTCCTTTATTAAAGGTGGCCTCGGGTAGGGGAATACCTTGTGTGCTTCAGGAGCAAAATTCCTTTGCTGGAATCACCAATAAATTACTTAAGGATAAGGTCGCCAAAATATGTGTGGCCTACGATGGAATGGAGCGTTTTTTTCCATCGGATAAAATTGTAAAAACGGGTAATCCCGTGAGGTCGGATTTGATTTCCATCAATGAGGACAAAAACGAGGCATTACGGTTTTTTGGTCTCGAAACAGGGAGAAAAACCCTTTTGGTACTTGGTGGAAGTCTGGGTTCCAAAAGAATCAACGCCCTAATTGCGGAAAATCTTGAGTTTTTCAAGTCTTTGGGCCTTCAGGTCCTTTGGCAATGTGGCAAGGGTTATATAGAAACATACAAACCACTGAATTCGGATACCGTGAAGGTCCATGCCTTTTTTAACGATATGGCCAAGACCTATGCCGCGGCTGACTTTATTATCTCAAGATCCGGCGCAGGAGCGGTTTCTGAACTATGCTTGGTTGGAAAACCCACCATTTTTATACCATCGCCTGTGGTTGCGGAGGATCATCAGACAAAAAATGCTCAGGCTTTGGTGGCCGAGGATGCCGCTATCATGATTAAGGAAAGCAATTTGGATGAAGATTTCAAGACTCGGTTTCAATCCGTTTTTGAGTCGAGGGAATTACAGGAAAATCTCGCTAAAAATATAAAGGCATTGGCCCTGCCAAATGCCACTAAGGACATATGTGACGAAATAGAAAAATTATTGAATTAG
- the murC gene encoding UDP-N-acetylmuramate--L-alanine ligase: protein MEIKDIHRVYFIGIGGIGMSALARYFRFIGKEVAGYDKTETPLTLELSGHDVSIHYDDNLELVPEAFLNSKGTLIVYTPAVKTTHSEYQYFLRNGFIIKKRSEVLGLITKDSFCFAVAGTHGKTTTSSILAHLLKETGTPLTAFLGGISEDFNSNFLLEGTDYSVVEADEFDRSFLRLSPNVACITSMDADHLDIYGNAEELKKSFLQFVDRIKPGGKLFIRKGLPLEGITYGIDDDSDYCIRNIRVEHGAYIFDLGTPEETYSGVKFNKPGRHNLLNGLVAFAMAIQAGSPPYRLAEALATFKGVQRRFSYRIKNEDFVFIDDYAHHPTEIDAVYDAIEEMHPNKRVLAIFQPHLYSRTKDFGDDFAKSLSKFNSVLLLEIYPAREEPIPGIDTAWLMGKMTNSRKKIIQKKELVSEIKKQNPEVLVMMGAGDIGLEIIKVKKELEYAH, encoded by the coding sequence ATGGAAATTAAGGACATACATAGGGTTTACTTCATAGGTATCGGAGGTATTGGTATGTCCGCATTGGCCAGATATTTTAGGTTTATCGGTAAGGAGGTTGCAGGTTATGATAAGACCGAAACTCCTTTGACGCTTGAATTATCCGGCCATGATGTTTCCATCCACTATGATGATAATTTGGAATTGGTTCCAGAGGCGTTTTTAAATTCCAAGGGAACCTTGATTGTCTACACGCCAGCGGTAAAAACCACACATTCGGAATATCAATATTTCTTGAGGAACGGTTTTATCATCAAGAAGCGTTCTGAGGTATTGGGACTCATTACCAAGGATTCATTCTGCTTTGCAGTGGCGGGCACCCACGGTAAAACGACCACTTCGAGTATACTTGCCCACTTGTTAAAGGAAACCGGGACGCCGCTAACTGCTTTTTTGGGAGGTATATCAGAAGACTTCAATAGTAATTTTCTGTTAGAGGGAACAGATTATTCCGTTGTTGAGGCGGATGAGTTTGACAGGTCGTTTTTACGGCTTTCCCCAAACGTGGCCTGTATAACCTCCATGGATGCCGATCATTTGGATATTTATGGGAATGCCGAAGAACTGAAGAAATCCTTTCTACAATTTGTGGACAGAATAAAACCGGGGGGTAAATTGTTTATAAGAAAAGGATTGCCCCTAGAAGGTATTACATATGGTATTGACGATGATTCAGACTATTGTATAAGAAATATAAGAGTAGAACATGGTGCCTACATTTTTGATTTGGGAACTCCGGAAGAAACCTATTCCGGGGTTAAGTTCAACAAACCGGGAAGACATAATTTATTGAACGGTTTGGTTGCTTTTGCTATGGCGATACAGGCAGGTTCCCCACCGTATCGCCTAGCCGAAGCTTTGGCTACCTTTAAAGGAGTACAGCGAAGGTTTTCCTATAGAATTAAAAATGAGGACTTTGTTTTTATTGATGACTATGCACATCATCCTACTGAAATTGATGCCGTGTACGATGCCATTGAGGAAATGCACCCCAATAAAAGGGTATTGGCAATTTTTCAGCCTCATTTATACAGTAGGACGAAAGATTTTGGAGATGATTTTGCGAAGAGCCTGTCCAAATTTAACAGTGTTTTGCTTTTGGAAATCTATCCGGCTAGGGAAGAACCTATACCTGGTATAGATACGGCTTGGTTAATGGGAAAAATGACCAACTCCCGTAAGAAAATTATACAAAAAAAGGAGTTGGTTTCAGAAATAAAAAAACAAAATCCCGAGGTGCTTGTCATGATGGGTGCCGGAGATATTGGGCTAGAAATAATTAAAGTTAAAAAAGAATTGGAATATGCGCATTAA
- a CDS encoding cell division protein FtsQ/DivIB, with translation MRINWNVLKIVALMLVIMGLYAFSNNRNRNKNVVSSRVEFLGDQNLYITEGAVNKLLIQNYGRLENVPKEKLVLNTIEKALEANEMVKSAQVYITIDGKLTSKIVQRKPIGRIEGNSKFYLDDEGKRMPFSSNYSARVPIITGDITGKSLEDVYKILEFINKDDFLRKNVIGIHIKAEDDYQLKFRLNQFVVNLGDIENLEAKFSNFKAFYAKANKDKTLEDFAVVSLEFNNQVVCTKI, from the coding sequence ATGCGCATTAATTGGAATGTATTGAAGATAGTTGCGCTAATGTTAGTAATAATGGGGCTTTACGCATTTTCTAACAATAGAAATCGCAACAAAAATGTAGTCAGCAGCAGGGTGGAATTTTTGGGAGACCAAAATTTGTATATCACTGAGGGAGCGGTTAATAAATTGTTAATACAAAATTATGGACGCCTAGAAAATGTGCCTAAAGAAAAATTAGTTTTGAATACTATAGAAAAGGCCCTTGAGGCCAATGAAATGGTGAAAAGTGCCCAAGTCTATATTACTATAGACGGTAAGCTAACGTCTAAAATTGTTCAACGTAAACCCATCGGACGCATTGAGGGGAATTCAAAATTCTATCTGGATGATGAAGGAAAGCGTATGCCGTTTTCGTCCAATTATTCGGCCAGGGTCCCTATTATAACAGGTGACATTACAGGTAAGAGTCTGGAGGACGTGTATAAAATTTTGGAGTTTATCAATAAGGACGATTTTTTACGTAAGAATGTAATCGGTATTCATATCAAGGCAGAAGATGATTATCAATTGAAGTTTAGGCTGAACCAGTTTGTAGTGAATTTAGGGGATATTGAAAATTTGGAAGCAAAGTTCAGCAACTTTAAAGCATTTTATGCCAAGGCCAATAAGGATAAGACCTTGGAGGATTTTGCCGTAGTTAGTTTGGAATTCAATAACCAGGTAGTGTGCACTAAAATTTAA
- the ftsA gene encoding cell division protein FtsA has protein sequence MEQGNYSVGLDIGTTKIVAIIGKKNEYGKIEILGIGKSKSLGVHRGVVNNITQTIKSIQQAVEQAETNSGLKIGSVVVGIAGQHIRSLQHSDYITRKDSEEVINEDDLDVLCNQVYKLIMLPGEEIIHVLPQEYKVDGQAEIREPIGMYGGRLEANFHVVVGQVSSIKNVGRCIKSAGLDLANITLEPLASSDAVLSHEEKEAGVALIDIGGGTTDLAIFKDGIIRHTAVIPFGGGVITEDIKEGCSIIEKQAESLKVRFGSAWPGENKDNEIVSIQGLRGREPKEITLKNLSKIIHARVVEIIEQVYVEIKNYGHDEQKKKLIAGIVLTGGGSQLKHLKQLVEYITGMDTRIGYPNEHLAGDSDEEVASPLYATAVGLLMNAIRNQERMTAINTNKISKGEEEPVMAGFEEESMMNPNKKERKSVFDRWSEKLKDFLDNAE, from the coding sequence ATGGAACAAGGAAATTATTCGGTCGGTTTAGACATAGGGACCACAAAAATAGTGGCCATCATCGGTAAAAAGAATGAGTATGGCAAGATTGAGATTTTAGGTATAGGTAAATCCAAAAGTCTTGGTGTGCATAGAGGGGTTGTTAACAACATCACGCAAACTATCAAATCCATTCAGCAAGCTGTGGAGCAGGCGGAGACAAACTCAGGACTAAAAATAGGTTCTGTTGTGGTGGGTATTGCCGGACAGCATATCCGCAGTCTACAACATAGCGATTATATTACCAGAAAGGATTCCGAGGAAGTTATCAACGAGGACGATTTGGACGTATTGTGCAATCAGGTCTATAAGTTGATTATGCTTCCGGGAGAAGAAATTATTCATGTATTGCCCCAGGAATACAAGGTTGACGGACAAGCTGAAATAAGGGAGCCCATTGGCATGTACGGCGGTAGACTGGAGGCAAATTTCCATGTAGTTGTAGGTCAGGTTTCATCCATAAAGAATGTGGGCAGATGTATCAAAAGTGCCGGTTTGGATTTGGCCAATATAACCTTGGAGCCTTTGGCATCATCCGATGCTGTTTTGAGCCATGAGGAGAAGGAGGCCGGTGTTGCCCTGATAGATATAGGGGGCGGTACTACGGATCTCGCCATTTTTAAGGATGGAATCATTAGACATACGGCTGTAATACCCTTTGGTGGCGGTGTTATTACCGAGGATATCAAGGAAGGCTGCTCCATTATAGAGAAGCAGGCAGAAAGTCTAAAGGTTAGGTTTGGGTCTGCATGGCCCGGCGAAAACAAGGACAATGAAATTGTCTCAATCCAAGGATTAAGAGGTCGTGAGCCCAAGGAGATCACCCTTAAAAACCTATCAAAAATTATTCATGCCAGAGTGGTGGAAATTATTGAGCAGGTATATGTGGAGATCAAGAATTACGGTCACGATGAACAAAAAAAGAAATTGATAGCCGGAATTGTACTTACAGGAGGTGGTAGTCAGTTGAAACACTTAAAACAGTTGGTGGAATATATCACCGGTATGGATACCCGTATTGGTTACCCTAACGAACATTTGGCGGGCGATTCTGATGAAGAGGTGGCAAGTCCCTTATACGCGACGGCTGTGGGCCTATTAATGAACGCCATTAGGAACCAAGAAAGAATGACGGCCATCAACACCAATAAAATTAGTAAAGGGGAGGAAGAACCCGTTATGGCCGGTTTTGAAGAAGAATCCATGATGAATCCCAATAAAAAGGAACGTAAATCGGTTTTTGATCGATGGTCTGAAAAATTAAAGGACTTTTTGGATAACGCAGAGTAG